A section of the Chryseobacterium ginsenosidimutans genome encodes:
- a CDS encoding LamG-like jellyroll fold domain-containing protein, producing MKNRSLLFKHALKSLLFCGLTLSTIDLNAQTLAFPEATGFGRYTTGARGASNPQIYLVTNLNDSGPGSFRDAVSQPGRFVIFKVGGIVNLQSIVAVAANTTIAGQTAPGEGIVFLGPRVSFTGANNTIARYVRLRYGGTSQNQDASGIANGANIILDHMTFTWGTDEVFSVNWDGNGTSPDNITVQNSIIGQGMHRHNHSAGGLMQPPPGGKISLIGNLYICNKTRNNKIKGINEFVNNVVYNWGNYGNTYGHTQSGEAYIMGGDSAGASYANIINNYFIGGPNTNSAVTTPFSVGNANFNLYGSGNYFDNNKNGVLDGAVVPQNLTGYPVGDVAAIMATPYDYPMKNTTVTAQTAYDNIVAGAGASYPRRDQVDQLMISDLLSKGTTATYVYVQTDLTTQFGFTNGGAGHVYGAPAPLDTDNDGMPDAWETANGLNPNVFDALAVSTTHAPYLNIEVYINNLPNVAPPDFIIPPSNLNFTNTVTAGTPASSSLTINWSDNATNETNYVLERSTDGTNFTVIATLSANTTSYNEVGLTPNTQYYYRVKATNATESSVYTSNTSVTTPPIPSAPIKAITPVPANGNNSVELSSGNLLLKWTGSSNTTTYTVYFGTDPLNLNNIGTVPYSATPSYQLNSLNTATNYYWRIDASNALGLATGDVWSFRAITPSLVGNWPFAEAPSSGEQIADVTSYANHGILNVAYDNASVRVPGKENNALDLATSPNTPYIASIPNQDQILFNTNSFTVSYWMKAPTSMIPSSSATSLYVLCKGSFTKNTTTGATGKRFNVEIKGGQLRFAIDDDVTKKEITSPIANYFTNNWVHVVIQRDVTAHKMRIYTNGVLSTEGDETAVTGIGEASDLIIGNIGELEFLSTTNTPAPYKGAFDELKMYNYALSPTEISNLYNQAVLSNDEFSISKNVGSVYPNPVKDQVFIKLPEYKKSSLTATILDMTGKVIVKEKINANGNGIFNLNIAGRKVSGNYILNVSGENLNSNFKIIIQ from the coding sequence ATGAAAAACAGATCTTTACTCTTCAAGCATGCTCTTAAATCTTTATTATTTTGTGGATTAACATTATCCACTATCGATTTAAATGCTCAGACACTGGCATTTCCGGAAGCTACTGGTTTTGGCAGATATACTACGGGAGCAAGAGGTGCATCAAATCCTCAGATTTATCTGGTTACCAATCTAAATGACAGCGGTCCCGGTTCATTTCGTGATGCAGTGAGTCAGCCAGGCCGATTTGTAATATTTAAAGTGGGAGGTATTGTTAATTTGCAGTCAATAGTTGCTGTAGCTGCTAATACCACTATTGCCGGACAAACTGCTCCCGGCGAAGGAATCGTGTTTTTAGGACCAAGAGTATCATTTACAGGAGCTAATAATACTATTGCCCGATATGTTCGTCTTCGTTATGGTGGAACATCTCAAAATCAGGATGCATCAGGAATTGCTAATGGGGCAAATATCATCTTAGATCATATGACTTTTACCTGGGGTACAGACGAGGTATTTTCCGTTAACTGGGATGGTAATGGTACAAGTCCTGATAATATAACGGTTCAGAATTCTATTATAGGACAGGGAATGCACCGTCACAATCATTCTGCCGGAGGATTAATGCAACCGCCGCCGGGAGGTAAGATCAGTTTGATCGGAAATTTATATATCTGCAACAAAACCCGTAACAATAAAATAAAAGGAATTAATGAATTTGTAAATAATGTTGTTTATAATTGGGGTAATTACGGAAATACCTATGGACATACTCAATCTGGGGAGGCATACATCATGGGTGGAGATTCTGCAGGAGCTTCCTATGCCAATATCATTAATAATTATTTTATCGGAGGTCCCAATACAAACAGTGCCGTTACCACACCTTTCAGTGTAGGGAATGCCAACTTCAATTTATATGGTTCCGGAAATTATTTTGATAACAATAAAAACGGAGTATTGGATGGAGCCGTAGTCCCTCAGAATTTAACGGGATATCCTGTAGGAGATGTCGCAGCAATAATGGCAACTCCGTACGATTATCCAATGAAAAATACAACAGTAACGGCTCAGACTGCATACGATAATATTGTTGCAGGCGCAGGCGCATCATATCCGAGACGTGATCAGGTAGATCAGTTAATGATTTCAGATCTACTGTCAAAAGGAACAACAGCGACTTATGTTTATGTGCAGACTGATTTAACGACTCAGTTTGGTTTTACCAATGGTGGTGCAGGACACGTTTATGGTGCTCCGGCTCCTTTGGATACGGATAATGACGGAATGCCCGATGCATGGGAAACAGCCAATGGATTGAATCCCAACGTTTTTGATGCTTTGGCAGTAAGTACAACACATGCTCCGTATCTGAATATTGAGGTCTATATTAACAATTTACCCAATGTAGCTCCTCCGGATTTTATTATTCCGCCATCAAATTTGAATTTCACGAACACAGTAACAGCTGGAACTCCAGCTTCAAGTTCTTTAACGATTAACTGGAGCGATAATGCAACCAATGAAACTAATTATGTACTAGAGCGTTCTACCGATGGTACTAATTTTACTGTTATTGCGACATTAAGTGCTAATACGACAAGTTATAATGAAGTAGGTTTAACGCCAAATACTCAATATTATTACAGAGTGAAAGCTACGAATGCTACCGAATCTTCGGTGTATACGTCAAATACATCTGTCACTACACCGCCAATTCCGTCGGCTCCCATAAAAGCAATTACTCCGGTTCCCGCAAATGGTAATAATAGTGTAGAGCTGAGCAGTGGTAATTTACTTTTAAAATGGACAGGCAGTTCAAATACAACAACGTATACTGTTTATTTCGGAACAGATCCTCTAAATTTAAATAATATTGGTACTGTACCATATTCTGCTACACCATCATATCAACTCAATAGTTTAAATACAGCAACCAATTATTATTGGAGAATTGATGCCAGTAATGCTCTAGGTCTTGCAACAGGAGATGTGTGGAGTTTCCGTGCTATAACACCAAGCCTTGTCGGGAACTGGCCATTTGCAGAAGCTCCTTCTTCGGGTGAACAAATTGCTGATGTAACGTCTTATGCCAATCATGGAATTTTAAATGTAGCCTACGATAATGCCAGTGTAAGAGTGCCGGGAAAAGAAAATAATGCCCTTGATCTTGCAACTTCACCTAATACTCCTTACATAGCAAGTATTCCGAATCAGGATCAGATCTTATTTAATACGAATTCTTTTACCGTTTCTTACTGGATGAAAGCCCCAACAAGCATGATTCCATCGTCTTCGGCAACCAGTCTTTATGTATTGTGTAAAGGTTCGTTCACAAAAAATACGACAACAGGAGCAACCGGTAAACGTTTTAATGTCGAGATCAAAGGAGGTCAGCTGCGATTTGCCATTGACGACGACGTTACGAAAAAAGAAATTACATCTCCAATTGCTAATTATTTTACCAATAACTGGGTACATGTCGTGATCCAGAGAGACGTTACTGCCCATAAAATGAGAATTTATACAAATGGTGTTTTAAGCACTGAAGGAGATGAAACTGCGGTTACAGGTATCGGTGAAGCAAGTGATCTGATCATCGGAAATATTGGTGAACTTGAATTTTTGTCAACGACCAACACTCCGGCTCCTTATAAAGGTGCATTTGACGAACTTAAAATGTACAATTACGCATTATCTCCAACGGAAATATCTAATTTATACAATCAGGCAGTGTTGAGTAATGACGAATTCAGTATCAGCAAAAATGTAGGATCTGTATATCCGAACCCTGTAAAAGATCAGGTTTTCATTAAACTTCCTGAGTATAAAAAATCAAGCTTAACAGCGACAATTCTCGATATGACAGGAAAAGTTATCGTTAAGGAAAAAATAAATGCTAACGGAAACGGAATTTTTAATTTAAATATTGCCGGTAGAAAAGTATCAGGAAATTATATCCTTAATGTTTCCGGAGAAAATCTGAACAGCAATTTTAAAATTATCATTCAGTAA
- a CDS encoding response regulator, giving the protein MKKKVILIQDNEEILDIMDEVLKDEGFEVTASLTTEPIEKIDQIEPDIVIVDDHIKGKKKGSEVIEELKSDPETEDLSAVLTSTSNDLPKLSKDCKADDYIEKPFDIDHMIDVVKNNS; this is encoded by the coding sequence ATGAAGAAAAAGGTTATTCTTATTCAGGATAATGAAGAAATTCTCGATATAATGGATGAGGTTTTGAAAGATGAAGGGTTTGAAGTTACAGCATCGTTAACAACAGAACCCATTGAAAAAATAGACCAAATTGAACCCGATATAGTTATTGTTGACGATCATATAAAGGGTAAAAAGAAAGGATCAGAAGTTATTGAAGAATTAAAATCTGATCCTGAAACTGAAGATTTATCGGCTGTTTTAACTTCTACATCAAATGATCTACCAAAATTATCCAAAGACTGTAAAGCAGATGATTACATTGAAAAGCCTTTTGATATCGATCATATGATAGATGTTGTTAAAAACAATTCGTAA
- a CDS encoding lycopene cyclase domain-containing protein, translated as MLSYTYLLINFFTVFICFIFSFHHKIKFNKHFGAFFAASFIIGSVFIIWDAWFTKIGVWWFNDKYITGIKILQLPIEEVLFFICIPFSCLFTYFCLDKFFKLDWKPVPEKIFVIISILITLSIGLYFNEKIYTSLTFITTACSLFVLYFVLKSRWIGKASFIYLLLMPGFLLVNGILTGTGLESPIVNYNQNDFIGVRIFTIPIEDTIYGYELILWNIYLFLKFKK; from the coding sequence ATGCTTTCATACACGTACCTCCTGATCAACTTTTTTACGGTCTTTATCTGTTTTATTTTTTCATTTCATCATAAAATAAAATTTAATAAACATTTCGGGGCATTTTTTGCGGCTTCATTTATTATTGGTTCGGTGTTTATTATTTGGGATGCATGGTTTACAAAAATCGGGGTTTGGTGGTTTAATGACAAGTATATCACAGGAATTAAAATTTTACAGCTTCCCATTGAAGAAGTTTTGTTCTTTATCTGTATTCCTTTTTCGTGCCTCTTTACTTATTTCTGTCTCGATAAGTTTTTTAAGCTCGACTGGAAACCAGTACCTGAAAAAATATTTGTGATAATAAGTATCTTGATTACATTATCGATCGGGCTGTATTTTAACGAAAAAATATATACTTCTCTCACATTTATTACAACAGCATGCAGCTTATTTGTTTTATACTTTGTACTGAAATCAAGATGGATTGGCAAAGCTTCTTTTATCTATTTATTGCTAATGCCCGGATTTTTATTAGTTAATGGGATTTTAACGGGTACAGGTCTCGAATCACCGATTGTTAATTACAACCAAAATGATTTTATAGGCGTAAGAATCTTCACTATTCCGATTGAAGATACAATATATGGATATGAGCTGATTTTGTGGAATATCTATTTATTTCTGAAATTTAAAAAATAA
- a CDS encoding sterol desaturase family protein → MNFLIVFITFFIMEGMTWLIHKYIMHGFLWALHKDHHDHSNEGHMEKNDYFFAIFAVPTIILMYYGTIQNFNYWFYIAVGIALYGMAYFFVHDIFIHQRVKFLRNTENPYLLAIRRAHKQHHKHTGKEKGECFGFLWVPIKYFKMFFNKNK, encoded by the coding sequence AGGGATGACATGGCTCATTCACAAATATATTATGCATGGTTTTCTCTGGGCTTTGCACAAAGACCATCACGATCACAGCAATGAAGGACACATGGAAAAAAATGACTATTTTTTTGCCATATTTGCTGTTCCCACTATTATTCTGATGTATTATGGTACGATTCAGAATTTTAATTATTGGTTTTATATAGCCGTGGGCATTGCATTGTACGGAATGGCGTATTTTTTTGTACATGATATATTTATCCATCAACGTGTAAAATTTTTACGAAATACTGAAAATCCTTATCTATTGGCAATCAGAAGAGCACACAAACAACATCATAAACATACCGGAAAAGAAAAAGGCGAATGTTTTGGTTTTTTATGGGTTCCTATTAAATATTTTAAAATGTTTTTTAATAAAAATAAATAG